In Gopherus flavomarginatus isolate rGopFla2 chromosome 1, rGopFla2.mat.asm, whole genome shotgun sequence, a single genomic region encodes these proteins:
- the LOC127045716 gene encoding zinc finger and SCAN domain-containing protein 29-like, which produces MHPRPKRAPAWNSSELQDLISVWGEEAVQSQLRSSRRNYDTYGQISKSLLLRGHERDALQCRVKIKELRSAYCKAREGNRRSGAAPTTCCFYKELDAILGYDPTANPRSTMESSEQGEVGEGVEEAESEATGVEGDTPESQEACSQELFSSQEEASQSQQLEVVDEEEAEERVPVTLNNAAGSPPARRLQNLRKNPRKSKEELIKAVMNQYARESRKMQEWREKMHEWRQTESKRKELATRKTSKQLISLLARQTDSFQSLVAMQADLYRGNPHPSQSSLSCSPVFAQNTLLQQPVSYYPQLLPTPVRSPTSPDNYNPYPVHSTPMTLQHINPEVQQTLNSNPNRTYSNL; this is translated from the exons atgcatccacgccccaaacgagccccagcatggaacagttccgagctgcaggacctcatcagtgtttggggtgaggaagctgtgcaatcacagctgcgctccagccggagaaattatgatacgtatgggcagatatcaaagtccttgctgctaaggggccatgaacgggatgcgttgcagtgcagggtaaaaataaaggagctgcgcagtgcctattgtaaagcccgtgagggaaatcgccgctcaggagctgcccccacgacctgctgtttttacaaggagctggatgctatACTTGGGtatgaccccactgccaatccgaggagcacgatggagagttcagagcagggagaagtgggggagggtgtagaggaagcggagagtgaggctactggggtggagggagacaccccagagtcccaggaggcatgcagccaggagctcttctcaagccaggaggaggctagccagtcgcagcagctggaagttgttgatgaagaagaagcagaggagcgtgttccgg tgaccttgaataatgcagccggatcaccgcctgcccgtcgcttgcagaacttgaggaaaaatccgcgaaaatcaaaagaagaattgatcaaagcagttatgaatcagtacgccagagaaagtaggaagatgcaggaatggagagagaaaatgcatgagtggaggcaaacagaaagcaagaGAAAGGAACTGGCTACCAGAAAAACCTCGAAGCagttgataagcctcctggctcgccaaactgactctttccagtctctcgtagccatgcaggcagatctgtaccgtggtaacccacacccctcccaaagctctctttcttgttccccagtatttgcacaaaacacccttctccagcagcctgtttcttactacccccagctgctcccaacacctgtacgatcacctaccagccctgataactacaatccttaccctgtgcactccacccccatgacgctgcagcatattaatcctgaagtgcagcagacattgaacagcaatccaaacaggacatattcaaacctctga